Proteins encoded together in one Bos indicus isolate NIAB-ARS_2022 breed Sahiwal x Tharparkar chromosome 3, NIAB-ARS_B.indTharparkar_mat_pri_1.0, whole genome shotgun sequence window:
- the CCDC17 gene encoding coiled-coil domain-containing protein 17 isoform X6, giving the protein MASHSREPGLLPCGSCDMVFRSWALLATHTQRFCIGRQTREVMIGAQPPVATEPRVVPQEHQGLREQEAGKSALKRLTEEEMRPWITEIPRGPQGPWRRSEATTQSAHSKAAGSLGERLLALHWTHARRVAETAAQSWALEQRSEELSRRLQGLAWTGNGKSRIFSLERELRELRAEAGRTRGALEKLGAHVQQLQANPVTRLNTVREAELCGPVLQATPGTLPAEIGALREAYIRGGGQDPGVLGWMWQLQAEASALELRRSRTRRGEQKRASRETSLERGKGGGRAGAAFKELLAVEAENRRLEAEILALQMQRGAGQTPWGQGEPRLGANPSPRLRREDPPSLPPPVAPQLPPSTRVLFLGGAEKASQLPGAMTRNPARDPHYLLPTTDVLGPAPYNPGAGFVIFYDFLRGLEASWVWVQLMTGLARDGRESGGTTALPPALCLPPPPAPGPMGNCAILASKQPVPRLPPSPSVALVCELRAWQGLAWAKAPQPKAWASLVLFDQNQRLLSGRWRLPFRALPPDPSLSPGHLSPGQLNRIPQVSVEDGGWVCSFTLQMQGHLTFPQVNQAELFLRLVNARDAGVQTLAEINPANAHEYQYPPLVRAQLEQGQHRYPTHLHRKPAPSPQQLPLLTPLLQKMPELADSGAEKRVGPSPTALTNPHWLRVQKNGGMSSLTCTRLGPRLRPLLGSAALLSPCSDKSLETNTDVSTLT; this is encoded by the exons ATGGCCTCCCACTCCAGGGAGCCAGGGCTCCTGCCCTGTGGATCCTGTGACATGGTTTTCCGCTCATGGGCCCTGCTGGCCACCCACACTCAGCGCTTCTGCATTGGCCGTCAGACCCGGGAGGTGATGATTGGAGCACAGCCCCCAGTAGCCACTGAACCACGG GTTGTGCCACAAGAACACCAGGGCCTCCGGGAGCAGGAGGCCGGCAAATCAGCTCTGAAGAGGCTAACAGAGGAG GAAATGAGACCCTGGATAACAGAAATCCCCAGGGGGCCACAGGGGCCCTGGAGGCGTTCAGAGGCGACGACTCAGAGCGCCCACTCCAAGGCTGCTGGCAGCCTGGGCGAGCGGCTGCTGGCACTGCACTGGACTCACGCCAGGCGCGTGGCAGAGACCGCGGCACAGAGCTGGGCCCTAGAGCAGCGCAGCGAGG AACTGAGCCGGCGCCTCCAAGGTTTGGCCTGGACCGGGAACGGGAAATCACGCATATTCAGTCTGGAGCGAGAGCTTCGAGAACTCCGGGCAGAGGCAGGGCGAACGCGGGGAGCTCTGGAGAAGTTAGGGGCGCACGTTCAGCAGCTCCAGGCCAACCCGGT CACCCGGCTGAACACCGTGAGAGAAGCAGAACTCTGTGGTCCGGTGCTACAGGCCACCCCAGGGACTCTGCCTGCGGAGATCGG GGCCCTGCGTGAGGCCTACATTCGAGGCGGGGGCCAGGACCCCGGCGTTCTGGGCTGGATGTGGCAGCTGCAAGCGGAGGCATCAGCTCTGGAGCTTCGGCGGTCGCGGACCCGCAGGGGTGAACAGAAGCGGGCCAGCCGGGAGACCTCTCTGGAAAGAGGGAAGGGCG GAGGACGGGCAGGTGCTGCATTCAAGGAGCTTCTAGCAGTGGAGGCTGAAAACCGGCGCCTGGAGGCAGAAATCCTGGCTTTGCAGATGCAGAGGGGCGCAGGCCAGACACCCTGGG GGCAAGGGGAGCCGAGACTTGGGGCCAATCCGAGCCCACGCCTGAGGAGGGAAGATCCCCCAAGCCTCCCGCCTCCAGTGGCTCCCCAGCTGCCGCCCTCCACCAGAGTCCTATTCTTGGGTGGCGCTGAGAAGGCT TCGCAGCTTCCTGGAGCCATGACCAGGAACCCGGCCAGGGATCCACACTACCTCCTGCCCACAACTGACGTCCTGGGCCCTGCACCCTACAACCCTGG GGCTGGCTTTGTCATTTTCTATGACTTCCTGCGGGGCCTTGAGGCTTCTTGGGTTTGGGTGCAACTGATGACTGGTTTGGCCCGAGATGGACGGGAGTCAGGAGGGACCACAGCGCTACCCCCAGCCCTttgcctgcccccacctccagctcctgGGCCCATGGGCAACTGTGCCATCCTTGCCAGCAAGCAGCCTGTACCCAG ACTACCACCCTCACCATCAGTAGCCTTGGTCTGTGAGCTCCGGGCCTGGCAGGGGCTAGCATGGGCTAAGGCACCACAGCCAAAGGCCTGGGCCTCACTAGTGCTATTTGACCAGAATCAAAGGCTGCTAAGTGGTCGCTGGCGTCTCCCATTTCGGGCCCTCCCTCCGGACCCCAGCCTTAGCCCTGGGCACCTTAGCCCTGGGCAGCTTAACAGGATTCCCCAGGTGAGTGTGGAGGATGGGGGCTGGGTCTGCTCCTTCACGTTACAGATGCAAGGCCATCTCACCTTTCCCCAGGTTAATCAGGCCGAGCTCTTTCTGCGACTGGtgaatgcaagagatgcaggtgtcCAGACCCTGGCAGAGATCAATCCAGCAAATGCCCACGAGTACCAGTACCCACCCCTGGTGAGGGCCCAACTAGAGCAGGGACAACACAG GTACCCAACTCATCTTCACCGGAAGCCAGCCCCCTCACCCCAACAACTGCCTTTGTTGAcccccctcctccagaagatGCCTGAACTAGCAGACTCGGGTGCAGAGAAGAGGGTTGGGCCCTCCCCCACAGCTTTGACCAACCCCCACTGGCTCAGAGTCCAGAAGAACGGGGGTATGAGTAGCTTAACGTGCACAAGGCTGGGGCCCAGACTGAGGCCTCTTCTGGGATCTGCAGCTTTACTATCTCCATGTTCTGACAAGAGTCTGGAAACAAATACAGATGTGAGCACATTAACATGA
- the CCDC17 gene encoding coiled-coil domain-containing protein 17 isoform X2 yields the protein MASHSREPGLLPCGSCDMVFRSWALLATHTQRFCIGRQTREVMIGAQPPVATEPRVVPQEHQGLREQEAGKSALKRLTEEEMRPWITEIPRGPQGPWRRSEATTQSAHSKAAGSLGERLLALHWTHARRVAETAAQSWALEQRSEELSRRLQGLAWTGNGKSRIFSLERELRELRAEAGRTRGALEKLGAHVQQLQANPVGPGAAGPDPSTRLNTVREAELCGPVLQATPGTLPAEIGALREAYIRGGGQDPGVLGWMWQLQAEASALELRRSRTRRGEQKRASRETSLERGKGGGRAGAAFKELLAVEAENRRLEAEILALQMQRGAGQTPWGQGEPRLGANPSPRLRREDPPSLPPPVAPQLPPSTRVLFLGGAEKASQLPGAMTRNPARDPHYLLPTTDVLGPAPYNPGAGFVIFYDFLRGLEASWVWVQLMTGLARDGRESGGTTALPPALCLPPPPAPGPMGNCAILASKQPVPRLPPSPSVALVCELRAWQGLAWAKAPQPKAWASLVLFDQNQRLLSGRWRLPFRALPPDPSLSPGHLSPGQLNRIPQVSVEDGGWVCSFTLQMQGHLTFPQVNQAELFLRLVNARDAGVQTLAEINPANAHEYQYPPLVRAQLEQGQHRYPTHLHRKPAPSPQQLPLLTPLLQKMPELADSGAEKRVGPSPTALTNPHWLRVQKNGGMSSLTCTRLGPRLRPLLGSAALLSPCSDKSLETNTDVSTLT from the exons ATGGCCTCCCACTCCAGGGAGCCAGGGCTCCTGCCCTGTGGATCCTGTGACATGGTTTTCCGCTCATGGGCCCTGCTGGCCACCCACACTCAGCGCTTCTGCATTGGCCGTCAGACCCGGGAGGTGATGATTGGAGCACAGCCCCCAGTAGCCACTGAACCACGG GTTGTGCCACAAGAACACCAGGGCCTCCGGGAGCAGGAGGCCGGCAAATCAGCTCTGAAGAGGCTAACAGAGGAG GAAATGAGACCCTGGATAACAGAAATCCCCAGGGGGCCACAGGGGCCCTGGAGGCGTTCAGAGGCGACGACTCAGAGCGCCCACTCCAAGGCTGCTGGCAGCCTGGGCGAGCGGCTGCTGGCACTGCACTGGACTCACGCCAGGCGCGTGGCAGAGACCGCGGCACAGAGCTGGGCCCTAGAGCAGCGCAGCGAGG AACTGAGCCGGCGCCTCCAAGGTTTGGCCTGGACCGGGAACGGGAAATCACGCATATTCAGTCTGGAGCGAGAGCTTCGAGAACTCCGGGCAGAGGCAGGGCGAACGCGGGGAGCTCTGGAGAAGTTAGGGGCGCACGTTCAGCAGCTCCAGGCCAACCCGGT CGGTCCCGGCGCCGCCGGCCCCGACCCCAGCACCCGGCTGAACACCGTGAGAGAAGCAGAACTCTGTGGTCCGGTGCTACAGGCCACCCCAGGGACTCTGCCTGCGGAGATCGG GGCCCTGCGTGAGGCCTACATTCGAGGCGGGGGCCAGGACCCCGGCGTTCTGGGCTGGATGTGGCAGCTGCAAGCGGAGGCATCAGCTCTGGAGCTTCGGCGGTCGCGGACCCGCAGGGGTGAACAGAAGCGGGCCAGCCGGGAGACCTCTCTGGAAAGAGGGAAGGGCG GAGGACGGGCAGGTGCTGCATTCAAGGAGCTTCTAGCAGTGGAGGCTGAAAACCGGCGCCTGGAGGCAGAAATCCTGGCTTTGCAGATGCAGAGGGGCGCAGGCCAGACACCCTGGG GGCAAGGGGAGCCGAGACTTGGGGCCAATCCGAGCCCACGCCTGAGGAGGGAAGATCCCCCAAGCCTCCCGCCTCCAGTGGCTCCCCAGCTGCCGCCCTCCACCAGAGTCCTATTCTTGGGTGGCGCTGAGAAGGCT TCGCAGCTTCCTGGAGCCATGACCAGGAACCCGGCCAGGGATCCACACTACCTCCTGCCCACAACTGACGTCCTGGGCCCTGCACCCTACAACCCTGG GGCTGGCTTTGTCATTTTCTATGACTTCCTGCGGGGCCTTGAGGCTTCTTGGGTTTGGGTGCAACTGATGACTGGTTTGGCCCGAGATGGACGGGAGTCAGGAGGGACCACAGCGCTACCCCCAGCCCTttgcctgcccccacctccagctcctgGGCCCATGGGCAACTGTGCCATCCTTGCCAGCAAGCAGCCTGTACCCAG ACTACCACCCTCACCATCAGTAGCCTTGGTCTGTGAGCTCCGGGCCTGGCAGGGGCTAGCATGGGCTAAGGCACCACAGCCAAAGGCCTGGGCCTCACTAGTGCTATTTGACCAGAATCAAAGGCTGCTAAGTGGTCGCTGGCGTCTCCCATTTCGGGCCCTCCCTCCGGACCCCAGCCTTAGCCCTGGGCACCTTAGCCCTGGGCAGCTTAACAGGATTCCCCAGGTGAGTGTGGAGGATGGGGGCTGGGTCTGCTCCTTCACGTTACAGATGCAAGGCCATCTCACCTTTCCCCAGGTTAATCAGGCCGAGCTCTTTCTGCGACTGGtgaatgcaagagatgcaggtgtcCAGACCCTGGCAGAGATCAATCCAGCAAATGCCCACGAGTACCAGTACCCACCCCTGGTGAGGGCCCAACTAGAGCAGGGACAACACAG GTACCCAACTCATCTTCACCGGAAGCCAGCCCCCTCACCCCAACAACTGCCTTTGTTGAcccccctcctccagaagatGCCTGAACTAGCAGACTCGGGTGCAGAGAAGAGGGTTGGGCCCTCCCCCACAGCTTTGACCAACCCCCACTGGCTCAGAGTCCAGAAGAACGGGGGTATGAGTAGCTTAACGTGCACAAGGCTGGGGCCCAGACTGAGGCCTCTTCTGGGATCTGCAGCTTTACTATCTCCATGTTCTGACAAGAGTCTGGAAACAAATACAGATGTGAGCACATTAACATGA
- the CCDC17 gene encoding coiled-coil domain-containing protein 17 isoform X11, with amino-acid sequence MASHSREPGLLPCGSCDMVFRSWALLATHTQRFCIGRQTREVMIGAQPPVATEPRVVPQEHQGLREQEAGKSALKRLTEEVQRLRLCLQEMRPWITEIPRGPQGPWRRSEATTQSAHSKAAGSLGERLLALHWTHARRVAETAAQSWALEQRSEELSRRLQGLAWTGNGKSRIFSLERELRELRAEAGRTRGALEKLGAHVQQLQANPVGPGAAGPDPSTRLNTVREAELCGPVLQATPGTLPAEIGALREAYIRGGGQDPGVLGWMWQLQAEASALELRRSRTRRGEQKRASRETSLERGKGGGRAGAAFKELLAVEAENRRLEAEILALQMQRGAGQTPWGQGEPRLGANPSPRLRREDPPSLPPPVAPQLPPSTRVLFLGGAEKASQLPGAMTRNPARDPHYLLPTTDVLGPAPYNPGAGFVIFYDFLRGLEASWVWVQLMTGLARDGRESGGTTALPPALCLPPPPAPGPMGNCAILASKQPVPRLPPSPSVALVCELRAWQGLAWAKAPQPKAWASLVLFDQNQRLLSGRWRLPFRALPPDPSLSPGHLSPGQLNRIPQVSVEDGGWVCSFTLQMQGHLTFPQVNQAELFLRLVNARDAGVQTLAEINPANAHEYQYPPLVPNSSSPEASPLTPTTAFVDPPPPEDA; translated from the exons ATGGCCTCCCACTCCAGGGAGCCAGGGCTCCTGCCCTGTGGATCCTGTGACATGGTTTTCCGCTCATGGGCCCTGCTGGCCACCCACACTCAGCGCTTCTGCATTGGCCGTCAGACCCGGGAGGTGATGATTGGAGCACAGCCCCCAGTAGCCACTGAACCACGG GTTGTGCCACAAGAACACCAGGGCCTCCGGGAGCAGGAGGCCGGCAAATCAGCTCTGAAGAGGCTAACAGAGGAG GTGCAGCGGCTGCGGCTCTGTCTGCAGGAAATGAGACCCTGGATAACAGAAATCCCCAGGGGGCCACAGGGGCCCTGGAGGCGTTCAGAGGCGACGACTCAGAGCGCCCACTCCAAGGCTGCTGGCAGCCTGGGCGAGCGGCTGCTGGCACTGCACTGGACTCACGCCAGGCGCGTGGCAGAGACCGCGGCACAGAGCTGGGCCCTAGAGCAGCGCAGCGAGG AACTGAGCCGGCGCCTCCAAGGTTTGGCCTGGACCGGGAACGGGAAATCACGCATATTCAGTCTGGAGCGAGAGCTTCGAGAACTCCGGGCAGAGGCAGGGCGAACGCGGGGAGCTCTGGAGAAGTTAGGGGCGCACGTTCAGCAGCTCCAGGCCAACCCGGT CGGTCCCGGCGCCGCCGGCCCCGACCCCAGCACCCGGCTGAACACCGTGAGAGAAGCAGAACTCTGTGGTCCGGTGCTACAGGCCACCCCAGGGACTCTGCCTGCGGAGATCGG GGCCCTGCGTGAGGCCTACATTCGAGGCGGGGGCCAGGACCCCGGCGTTCTGGGCTGGATGTGGCAGCTGCAAGCGGAGGCATCAGCTCTGGAGCTTCGGCGGTCGCGGACCCGCAGGGGTGAACAGAAGCGGGCCAGCCGGGAGACCTCTCTGGAAAGAGGGAAGGGCG GAGGACGGGCAGGTGCTGCATTCAAGGAGCTTCTAGCAGTGGAGGCTGAAAACCGGCGCCTGGAGGCAGAAATCCTGGCTTTGCAGATGCAGAGGGGCGCAGGCCAGACACCCTGGG GGCAAGGGGAGCCGAGACTTGGGGCCAATCCGAGCCCACGCCTGAGGAGGGAAGATCCCCCAAGCCTCCCGCCTCCAGTGGCTCCCCAGCTGCCGCCCTCCACCAGAGTCCTATTCTTGGGTGGCGCTGAGAAGGCT TCGCAGCTTCCTGGAGCCATGACCAGGAACCCGGCCAGGGATCCACACTACCTCCTGCCCACAACTGACGTCCTGGGCCCTGCACCCTACAACCCTGG GGCTGGCTTTGTCATTTTCTATGACTTCCTGCGGGGCCTTGAGGCTTCTTGGGTTTGGGTGCAACTGATGACTGGTTTGGCCCGAGATGGACGGGAGTCAGGAGGGACCACAGCGCTACCCCCAGCCCTttgcctgcccccacctccagctcctgGGCCCATGGGCAACTGTGCCATCCTTGCCAGCAAGCAGCCTGTACCCAG ACTACCACCCTCACCATCAGTAGCCTTGGTCTGTGAGCTCCGGGCCTGGCAGGGGCTAGCATGGGCTAAGGCACCACAGCCAAAGGCCTGGGCCTCACTAGTGCTATTTGACCAGAATCAAAGGCTGCTAAGTGGTCGCTGGCGTCTCCCATTTCGGGCCCTCCCTCCGGACCCCAGCCTTAGCCCTGGGCACCTTAGCCCTGGGCAGCTTAACAGGATTCCCCAGGTGAGTGTGGAGGATGGGGGCTGGGTCTGCTCCTTCACGTTACAGATGCAAGGCCATCTCACCTTTCCCCAGGTTAATCAGGCCGAGCTCTTTCTGCGACTGGtgaatgcaagagatgcaggtgtcCAGACCCTGGCAGAGATCAATCCAGCAAATGCCCACGAGTACCAGTACCCACCCCTG GTACCCAACTCATCTTCACCGGAAGCCAGCCCCCTCACCCCAACAACTGCCTTTGTTGAcccccctcctccagaagatGCCTGA
- the CCDC17 gene encoding coiled-coil domain-containing protein 17 isoform X1, whose translation MASHSREPGLLPCGSCDMVFRSWALLATHTQRFCIGRQTREVMIGAQPPVATEPRVVPQEHQGLREQEAGKSALKRLTEEVQRLRLCLQEMRPWITEIPRGPQGPWRRSEATTQSAHSKAAGSLGERLLALHWTHARRVAETAAQSWALEQRSEELSRRLQGLAWTGNGKSRIFSLERELRELRAEAGRTRGALEKLGAHVQQLQANPVGPGAAGPDPSTRLNTVREAELCGPVLQATPGTLPAEIGALREAYIRGGGQDPGVLGWMWQLQAEASALELRRSRTRRGEQKRASRETSLERGKGGGRAGAAFKELLAVEAENRRLEAEILALQMQRGAGQTPWGQGEPRLGANPSPRLRREDPPSLPPPVAPQLPPSTRVLFLGGAEKASQLPGAMTRNPARDPHYLLPTTDVLGPAPYNPGAGFVIFYDFLRGLEASWVWVQLMTGLARDGRESGGTTALPPALCLPPPPAPGPMGNCAILASKQPVPRLPPSPSVALVCELRAWQGLAWAKAPQPKAWASLVLFDQNQRLLSGRWRLPFRALPPDPSLSPGHLSPGQLNRIPQVSVEDGGWVCSFTLQMQGHLTFPQVNQAELFLRLVNARDAGVQTLAEINPANAHEYQYPPLVRAQLEQGQHRYPTHLHRKPAPSPQQLPLLTPLLQKMPELADSGAEKRVGPSPTALTNPHWLRVQKNGGMSSLTCTRLGPRLRPLLGSAALLSPCSDKSLETNTDVSTLT comes from the exons ATGGCCTCCCACTCCAGGGAGCCAGGGCTCCTGCCCTGTGGATCCTGTGACATGGTTTTCCGCTCATGGGCCCTGCTGGCCACCCACACTCAGCGCTTCTGCATTGGCCGTCAGACCCGGGAGGTGATGATTGGAGCACAGCCCCCAGTAGCCACTGAACCACGG GTTGTGCCACAAGAACACCAGGGCCTCCGGGAGCAGGAGGCCGGCAAATCAGCTCTGAAGAGGCTAACAGAGGAG GTGCAGCGGCTGCGGCTCTGTCTGCAGGAAATGAGACCCTGGATAACAGAAATCCCCAGGGGGCCACAGGGGCCCTGGAGGCGTTCAGAGGCGACGACTCAGAGCGCCCACTCCAAGGCTGCTGGCAGCCTGGGCGAGCGGCTGCTGGCACTGCACTGGACTCACGCCAGGCGCGTGGCAGAGACCGCGGCACAGAGCTGGGCCCTAGAGCAGCGCAGCGAGG AACTGAGCCGGCGCCTCCAAGGTTTGGCCTGGACCGGGAACGGGAAATCACGCATATTCAGTCTGGAGCGAGAGCTTCGAGAACTCCGGGCAGAGGCAGGGCGAACGCGGGGAGCTCTGGAGAAGTTAGGGGCGCACGTTCAGCAGCTCCAGGCCAACCCGGT CGGTCCCGGCGCCGCCGGCCCCGACCCCAGCACCCGGCTGAACACCGTGAGAGAAGCAGAACTCTGTGGTCCGGTGCTACAGGCCACCCCAGGGACTCTGCCTGCGGAGATCGG GGCCCTGCGTGAGGCCTACATTCGAGGCGGGGGCCAGGACCCCGGCGTTCTGGGCTGGATGTGGCAGCTGCAAGCGGAGGCATCAGCTCTGGAGCTTCGGCGGTCGCGGACCCGCAGGGGTGAACAGAAGCGGGCCAGCCGGGAGACCTCTCTGGAAAGAGGGAAGGGCG GAGGACGGGCAGGTGCTGCATTCAAGGAGCTTCTAGCAGTGGAGGCTGAAAACCGGCGCCTGGAGGCAGAAATCCTGGCTTTGCAGATGCAGAGGGGCGCAGGCCAGACACCCTGGG GGCAAGGGGAGCCGAGACTTGGGGCCAATCCGAGCCCACGCCTGAGGAGGGAAGATCCCCCAAGCCTCCCGCCTCCAGTGGCTCCCCAGCTGCCGCCCTCCACCAGAGTCCTATTCTTGGGTGGCGCTGAGAAGGCT TCGCAGCTTCCTGGAGCCATGACCAGGAACCCGGCCAGGGATCCACACTACCTCCTGCCCACAACTGACGTCCTGGGCCCTGCACCCTACAACCCTGG GGCTGGCTTTGTCATTTTCTATGACTTCCTGCGGGGCCTTGAGGCTTCTTGGGTTTGGGTGCAACTGATGACTGGTTTGGCCCGAGATGGACGGGAGTCAGGAGGGACCACAGCGCTACCCCCAGCCCTttgcctgcccccacctccagctcctgGGCCCATGGGCAACTGTGCCATCCTTGCCAGCAAGCAGCCTGTACCCAG ACTACCACCCTCACCATCAGTAGCCTTGGTCTGTGAGCTCCGGGCCTGGCAGGGGCTAGCATGGGCTAAGGCACCACAGCCAAAGGCCTGGGCCTCACTAGTGCTATTTGACCAGAATCAAAGGCTGCTAAGTGGTCGCTGGCGTCTCCCATTTCGGGCCCTCCCTCCGGACCCCAGCCTTAGCCCTGGGCACCTTAGCCCTGGGCAGCTTAACAGGATTCCCCAGGTGAGTGTGGAGGATGGGGGCTGGGTCTGCTCCTTCACGTTACAGATGCAAGGCCATCTCACCTTTCCCCAGGTTAATCAGGCCGAGCTCTTTCTGCGACTGGtgaatgcaagagatgcaggtgtcCAGACCCTGGCAGAGATCAATCCAGCAAATGCCCACGAGTACCAGTACCCACCCCTGGTGAGGGCCCAACTAGAGCAGGGACAACACAG GTACCCAACTCATCTTCACCGGAAGCCAGCCCCCTCACCCCAACAACTGCCTTTGTTGAcccccctcctccagaagatGCCTGAACTAGCAGACTCGGGTGCAGAGAAGAGGGTTGGGCCCTCCCCCACAGCTTTGACCAACCCCCACTGGCTCAGAGTCCAGAAGAACGGGGGTATGAGTAGCTTAACGTGCACAAGGCTGGGGCCCAGACTGAGGCCTCTTCTGGGATCTGCAGCTTTACTATCTCCATGTTCTGACAAGAGTCTGGAAACAAATACAGATGTGAGCACATTAACATGA
- the CCDC17 gene encoding coiled-coil domain-containing protein 17 isoform X15, with the protein MASHSREPGLLPCGSCDMVFRSWALLATHTQRFCIGRQTREVMIGAQPPVATEPRVVPQEHQGLREQEAGKSALKRLTEEVQRLRLCLQEMRPWITEIPRGPQGPWRRSEATTQSAHSKAAGSLGERLLALHWTHARRVAETAAQSWALEQRSEELSRRLQGLAWTGNGKSRIFSLERELRELRAEAGRTRGALEKLGAHVQQLQANPVGPGAAGPDPSTRLNTVREAELCGPVLQATPGTLPAEIGALREAYIRGGGQDPGVLGWMWQLQAEASALELRRSRTRRGEQKRASRETSLERGKGGGRAGAAFKELLAVEAENRRLEAEILALQMQRGAGQTPWGQGEPRLGANPSPRLRREDPPSLPPPVAPQLPPSTRVLFLGGAEKASQLPGAMTRNPARDPHYLLPTTDVLGPAPYNPGAGFVIFYDFLRGLEASWVWVQLMTGLARDGRESGGTTALPPALCLPPPPAPGPMGNCAILASKQPVPRYPTHLHRKPAPSPQQLPLLTPLLQKMPELADSGAEKRVGPSPTALTNPHWLRVQKNGGMSSLTCTRLGPRLRPLLGSAALLSPCSDKSLETNTDVSTLT; encoded by the exons ATGGCCTCCCACTCCAGGGAGCCAGGGCTCCTGCCCTGTGGATCCTGTGACATGGTTTTCCGCTCATGGGCCCTGCTGGCCACCCACACTCAGCGCTTCTGCATTGGCCGTCAGACCCGGGAGGTGATGATTGGAGCACAGCCCCCAGTAGCCACTGAACCACGG GTTGTGCCACAAGAACACCAGGGCCTCCGGGAGCAGGAGGCCGGCAAATCAGCTCTGAAGAGGCTAACAGAGGAG GTGCAGCGGCTGCGGCTCTGTCTGCAGGAAATGAGACCCTGGATAACAGAAATCCCCAGGGGGCCACAGGGGCCCTGGAGGCGTTCAGAGGCGACGACTCAGAGCGCCCACTCCAAGGCTGCTGGCAGCCTGGGCGAGCGGCTGCTGGCACTGCACTGGACTCACGCCAGGCGCGTGGCAGAGACCGCGGCACAGAGCTGGGCCCTAGAGCAGCGCAGCGAGG AACTGAGCCGGCGCCTCCAAGGTTTGGCCTGGACCGGGAACGGGAAATCACGCATATTCAGTCTGGAGCGAGAGCTTCGAGAACTCCGGGCAGAGGCAGGGCGAACGCGGGGAGCTCTGGAGAAGTTAGGGGCGCACGTTCAGCAGCTCCAGGCCAACCCGGT CGGTCCCGGCGCCGCCGGCCCCGACCCCAGCACCCGGCTGAACACCGTGAGAGAAGCAGAACTCTGTGGTCCGGTGCTACAGGCCACCCCAGGGACTCTGCCTGCGGAGATCGG GGCCCTGCGTGAGGCCTACATTCGAGGCGGGGGCCAGGACCCCGGCGTTCTGGGCTGGATGTGGCAGCTGCAAGCGGAGGCATCAGCTCTGGAGCTTCGGCGGTCGCGGACCCGCAGGGGTGAACAGAAGCGGGCCAGCCGGGAGACCTCTCTGGAAAGAGGGAAGGGCG GAGGACGGGCAGGTGCTGCATTCAAGGAGCTTCTAGCAGTGGAGGCTGAAAACCGGCGCCTGGAGGCAGAAATCCTGGCTTTGCAGATGCAGAGGGGCGCAGGCCAGACACCCTGGG GGCAAGGGGAGCCGAGACTTGGGGCCAATCCGAGCCCACGCCTGAGGAGGGAAGATCCCCCAAGCCTCCCGCCTCCAGTGGCTCCCCAGCTGCCGCCCTCCACCAGAGTCCTATTCTTGGGTGGCGCTGAGAAGGCT TCGCAGCTTCCTGGAGCCATGACCAGGAACCCGGCCAGGGATCCACACTACCTCCTGCCCACAACTGACGTCCTGGGCCCTGCACCCTACAACCCTGG GGCTGGCTTTGTCATTTTCTATGACTTCCTGCGGGGCCTTGAGGCTTCTTGGGTTTGGGTGCAACTGATGACTGGTTTGGCCCGAGATGGACGGGAGTCAGGAGGGACCACAGCGCTACCCCCAGCCCTttgcctgcccccacctccagctcctgGGCCCATGGGCAACTGTGCCATCCTTGCCAGCAAGCAGCCTGTACCCAG GTACCCAACTCATCTTCACCGGAAGCCAGCCCCCTCACCCCAACAACTGCCTTTGTTGAcccccctcctccagaagatGCCTGAACTAGCAGACTCGGGTGCAGAGAAGAGGGTTGGGCCCTCCCCCACAGCTTTGACCAACCCCCACTGGCTCAGAGTCCAGAAGAACGGGGGTATGAGTAGCTTAACGTGCACAAGGCTGGGGCCCAGACTGAGGCCTCTTCTGGGATCTGCAGCTTTACTATCTCCATGTTCTGACAAGAGTCTGGAAACAAATACAGATGTGAGCACATTAACATGA